One region of Centropristis striata isolate RG_2023a ecotype Rhode Island chromosome 3, C.striata_1.0, whole genome shotgun sequence genomic DNA includes:
- the c1ql4b gene encoding complement C1q-like protein 4 isoform X2 yields the protein MVLVLLVAIPLLVHTTKGGGSGGGGTHYEMRGSCKMVCDTFTPPQGELTAVSPQPPDFSNRRGKQGYRGTPGLPGPPGYGPSLYSPKIAFYAGLRKQHEGSEILKFDDVVTNVGNYYEPSTGKFTCPLPGIYYFTYHVLMRGGDGTSMWADLKKNGQVRASAIAQDADQNYDYASNSVILHLDVGDEVCVQLDGGKVHGGNTNKYSTFSGFLIYPD from the exons ATGGTCCTGGTCCTGCTGGTGGCCATTCCCCTATTGGTCCATACCACCAAGGGGGGAGGGTCCGGAGGAGGGGGCACGCATTACGAAATGCGTGGGAGCTGCAAGATGGTGTGTGACACTTTCACCCCCCCACAGGGAGAGCTGACTGCCGTCTCCCCTCAGCCCCCAGACTTCTCAAACCGTAGGGGCAAACAGGGGTACAGAGGAACCCCAGGGCTTCCTGGTCCTCCAG GTTATGGCCCATCCCTCTACAGTCCCAAAATCGCCTTCTACGCAGGCCTCCGGAAACAACACGAAGGGAGTGAAATACTGAAGTTTGATGACGTGGTGACCAACGTGGGGAACTACTACGAACCAAGCACTGGCAAGTTCACCTGCCCTCTGCCCGGCATCTACTACTTCACCTACCACGTCCTGATGAGAGGAGGTGATGGGACCAGCATGTGGGCTGACCTGAAGAAGAACGGACAG gTGAGGGCCAGTGCAATCGCTCAAGACGCAGATCAGAACTACGACTATGCCTCCAACAGTGTCATTCTGCACCTGGATGTGGGGGACGAAGTGTGCGTACAGCTGGACGGGGGCAAAGTTCACGGCGGAAACACCAACAAATACAGCACCTTCTCTGGCTTCCTCATCTACCCAGACTGA
- the c1ql4b gene encoding complement C1q-like protein 4 isoform X1 — translation MVLVLLVAIPLLVHTTKGGGSGGGGTHYEMRGSCKMVCDTFTPPQGELTAVSPQPPDFSNRRGKQGYRGTPGLPGPPGPKGPPGEPGKPGPPGPPGPGPGGYGPSLYSPKIAFYAGLRKQHEGSEILKFDDVVTNVGNYYEPSTGKFTCPLPGIYYFTYHVLMRGGDGTSMWADLKKNGQVRASAIAQDADQNYDYASNSVILHLDVGDEVCVQLDGGKVHGGNTNKYSTFSGFLIYPD, via the exons ATGGTCCTGGTCCTGCTGGTGGCCATTCCCCTATTGGTCCATACCACCAAGGGGGGAGGGTCCGGAGGAGGGGGCACGCATTACGAAATGCGTGGGAGCTGCAAGATGGTGTGTGACACTTTCACCCCCCCACAGGGAGAGCTGACTGCCGTCTCCCCTCAGCCCCCAGACTTCTCAAACCGTAGGGGCAAACAGGGGTACAGAGGAACCCCAGGGCTTCCTGGTCCTCCAGGTCCTAAAGGGCCCCCCGGAGAACCCGGCAAGCCCGGGCCACCTGGTCCACCAGGGCCTGGACCCGGAGGTTATGGCCCATCCCTCTACAGTCCCAAAATCGCCTTCTACGCAGGCCTCCGGAAACAACACGAAGGGAGTGAAATACTGAAGTTTGATGACGTGGTGACCAACGTGGGGAACTACTACGAACCAAGCACTGGCAAGTTCACCTGCCCTCTGCCCGGCATCTACTACTTCACCTACCACGTCCTGATGAGAGGAGGTGATGGGACCAGCATGTGGGCTGACCTGAAGAAGAACGGACAG gTGAGGGCCAGTGCAATCGCTCAAGACGCAGATCAGAACTACGACTATGCCTCCAACAGTGTCATTCTGCACCTGGATGTGGGGGACGAAGTGTGCGTACAGCTGGACGGGGGCAAAGTTCACGGCGGAAACACCAACAAATACAGCACCTTCTCTGGCTTCCTCATCTACCCAGACTGA